In Shouchella patagoniensis, the following are encoded in one genomic region:
- a CDS encoding tetratricopeptide repeat protein, producing MISRDVKQAQRLKTETESKVDRMKEDDKMLSYYQLVAFRHDLLIESYQKLDMELPNYHQIESSTDDYLHFMYYFVSGQVEFIKGRYKSAIRSYKIAERLIENVNDSIEKAEFYQRLGFSYYRIDQYTFAASYMEQALEIFEKNANLKEREINSKIVLAAINTELTRYDDAEIIYNEILESSRPYPFTHGLILRNIGLNRVTQRKLEEAVSFFEKALKVKEHLNSTFGTKTLFG from the coding sequence ATTATTAGTAGAGATGTAAAACAAGCTCAACGTCTAAAAACCGAGACTGAAAGTAAAGTGGATAGAATGAAGGAAGATGACAAGATGCTTTCTTATTACCAATTGGTCGCCTTCAGACATGATTTACTTATTGAATCTTATCAAAAACTAGATATGGAACTACCTAACTATCATCAAATTGAGTCTTCTACGGATGACTACCTTCATTTCATGTATTACTTCGTGTCCGGCCAAGTTGAATTTATAAAGGGCAGGTACAAATCAGCGATTCGTTCATATAAAATTGCTGAACGTTTAATCGAAAACGTAAATGATTCAATTGAGAAAGCAGAGTTTTATCAAAGACTAGGTTTTAGTTACTACCGTATTGATCAATATACATTTGCTGCCTCGTATATGGAACAAGCACTTGAGATTTTCGAAAAGAATGCCAACCTCAAAGAACGAGAAATCAACTCAAAAATCGTATTAGCTGCAATAAATACTGAATTAACTAGGTACGATGACGCGGAAATCATTTATAATGAAATTTTAGAATCATCTAGACCTTATCCATTTACACACGGTCTTATTTTGAGAAATATTGGTCTTAATAGAGTTACACAACGGAAATTAGAAGAAGCAGTTTCATTTTTTGAAAAAGCGCTCAAGGTAAAGGAACATCTTAACTCTACTTTCGGTACTAAAACACTTTTTGGTTAA